The Henckelia pumila isolate YLH828 chromosome 2, ASM3356847v2, whole genome shotgun sequence genome includes a window with the following:
- the LOC140885214 gene encoding pathogenesis-related leaf protein 6-like — protein MAMHRISIFIMFSVALTSHMFPSDAQNSAQDYVNAHNTPRGQVGLGGVTWNVTLANYAQNYANQRIGDCALTHSNGPYGENLAKGSSSTFTGLAAVNLWVAEKSCYDYTTNSCTGGKQCLHYTQVVWRDSIRIGCARAQCSNGWYYVVCSYDAPGNWVGEWPY, from the coding sequence ATGGCCATGCATAGAATCTCCATTTTCATCATGTTTTCTGTAGCTTTAACTTCCCACATGTTTCCGTCAGATGCCCAAAATTCGGCCCAAGATTACGTCAACGCTCACAATACGCCCCGTGGGCAGGTGGGGCTCGGAGGCGTGACATGGAACGTAACGCTCGCCAACTATGCGCAAAACTACGCCAATCAAAGGATCGGcgactgtgctttgactcactCGAATGGCCCTTACGGCGAAAACTTAGCAAAAGGTAGCAGCAGCACGTTCACTGGCTTGGCGGCGGTGAATTTGTGGGTGGCAGAAAAATCGTGCTACGACTACACCACAAACTCGTGCACAGGGGGGAAGCAGTGCTTGCACTATACTCAAGTGGTGTGGCGTGACTCGATCCGGATCGGGTGCGCCCGTGCACAGTGTAGCAACGGATGGTATTATGTGGTTTGCAGTTATGATGCCCCGGGGAACTGGGTTGGGGAGTGGCCATATTAA
- the LOC140881617 gene encoding alanine--glyoxylate aminotransferase 2 homolog 3, mitochondrial-like: MIQRILPRAFSGKPSSLLRTAAASQSTLAQPLQKDDTILPEMPPFDYTPLPYTGPSAEEILSKRHQYLSPAVFHFYKNPINLVEGKMQYLFDDKGRRYLDAFGGIATVCVGHCHPQVVDAIVNQTTRLQHSTILYLNPAIADFAEALASKFSGDLKVVYFTNSGTEANELALLMARLYTGCHDVISIRNGYHGNAAGTMGATAQSSYKFNVVQSGVHHAQNPDQYRGIFGSDGLKYARDVEDMVTYGTSGNVGAFISEAIQGVGGIMELAPGYLPAVYDTIRKAGGLCIADEVQSGFGRTGSHFWGFEAHGVMPDIVTMAKGIGNGIPLGAVVTTPEIAQVLSRRSYFNTFGGNPVCTAAGLAVLKVIENENLQQNAFVVGSHLKQRLTSLKDKFDIIGDVRGRGLMLGVELVKDRQLKTPAKVEILQVMEQMKELGVLIGKGGFFGNVFRITPPLCFTKADADYLVDVMDYSLSKL; encoded by the exons ATGATTCAAAGGATTCTCCCAAGGGCGTTTTCGGGAAAACCCTCTTCCCTCCTGCGCACCGCTGCTGCTTCACAATCCACTCTAGCTCAACCGCTTCAGAAAGATGACACCATTCTTCCGGAAATGCCCCCGTTCGACTACACTCCCCTTCCTTACACTGGCCCCTCCGCCGAAGAAATTCTCAGCAAACGCCACCAATATCTCAGCCCCGCTGTTTTTCATTTTTACAAAAATCCA ATCAATTTGGTGGAAGGAAAAATGCAGTATTTATTTGACGACAAGGGCCGGAGGTATTTGGATGCATTTGGGGGAATCGCCACCGTTTGTGTTGGGCACTGCCACCCGCAAGTGGTGGATGCTATAGTGAATCAGACAACTCGTTTGCAGCATTCCACCATTTTGTACTTGAATCCTGCTATTGCAGATTTTGCCGAGGCACTCGCGTCCAAGTTCAGTGGAGATCTTAAG GTTGTTTACTTCACAAATTCGGGCACCGAGGCGAATGAGCTTGCTTTGCTGATGGCTCGTTTGTACACTGGTTGTCATGATGTCATATCAATAAGGAATGGGTATCATGGCAATGCTGCTGGAACAATGGGAGCCACTGCTCAAAGTAGTTATAAGTTCAACGTTGTCCAG AGTGGAGTCCACCATGCACAGAACCCGGACCAGTACCGAGGCATATTTGGCTCTGATGGACTGAAATATGCTAGAGATGTTGAAGATATGGTTACTTATGGAACATCTGGCAATGTTGGTGCATTTATTTCTGAAGCCATTCAG GGCGTGGGTGGAATTATGGAGTTGGCTCCTGGATATTTGCCGGCTGTTTATGACACCATCAGAAAGGCAGGAGGGCTTTGCATAGCTGACGAAGTGCAATCGGGTTTTGGTCGAACTGGCAGCCATTTTTGGGGGTTTGAAGCTCATGGGGTCATGCCTGATATTGTAACAATGGCCAAG GGCATTGGGAATGGAATTCCTTTGGGGGCAGTGGTCACGACTCCGGAAATTGCACAAGTGTTGAGTCGCCGAAGTTATTTCAACACCTTTGGAGGCAATCCTGTATGTACCGCTGCTGGTCTTGCCGTTCTTAAAGTAATAGAAAACGAGAACCTTCAGCAGAACGCCTTTGTAGTTGGATCACATCTGAAACAACGTCTCACTTCCCTGAAAGATAAATTTGACA TTATTGGGGATGTTAGGGGAAGAGGTTTGATGCTTGGGGTCGAACTCGTGAAGGATCGCCAGCTGAAAACTCCTGCCAAGGTTGAGATTCTCCAAGTAATGGAACAGATGAAAG agTTGGGAGTATTGATAGGAAAAGGCGGCTTCTTTGGCAATGTGTTCAGGATCACTCCGCCACTCTGTTTCACAAAGGCAGACGCCG ATTATCTTGTGGATGTAATGGACTATAGTTTGTCGAAATTGTGA